A single window of Granulicella sibirica DNA harbors:
- a CDS encoding Uma2 family endonuclease, with protein MLIPRSQKVDRIVREAPLLCIEVLSPEDTWAKRRARLNDYLAMGVEHVWCFDPDAREARRFTATGFVVASEPTLTVSGTPIVISITEVFSVLD; from the coding sequence ATGCTTATCCCACGTTCCCAGAAGGTCGACCGCATCGTCCGCGAAGCCCCGCTGCTTTGCATCGAGGTTCTCAGCCCCGAAGACACCTGGGCAAAAAGACGTGCCCGCCTCAACGACTACCTCGCCATGGGCGTCGAGCATGTCTGGTGTTTCGATCCCGACGCTCGCGAAGCCCGCCGCTTCACCGCCACCGGCTTCGTCGTCGCAAGCGAGCCGACTCTCACCGTTTCCGGCACACCCATCGTCATCTCCATCACCGAAGTCTTCTCCGTCCTCGACTAG
- a CDS encoding energy transducer TonB yields the protein MRRVIAATLLLSPALLLAQAKTPASNASVLESKLVQPAELAASKSADTTTSKAQVRISKGVVAPKLVHSTNIPSEDSSFWTRNNLDRKFVVGMIVDETGKPSNLKIVASPDAEENRNVLDAVSQYRFTPGTVNDRPTAVPVSLEIVLKSQSGN from the coding sequence ATGCGTCGAGTCATTGCAGCCACCCTCCTGCTTTCCCCCGCTCTCCTTCTCGCTCAGGCAAAAACCCCTGCCAGCAACGCTTCGGTCCTCGAGTCGAAGCTCGTTCAGCCAGCCGAACTCGCCGCCTCCAAGTCCGCCGACACCACCACGTCCAAGGCTCAGGTCCGCATCTCCAAGGGAGTCGTCGCTCCCAAGCTCGTTCACTCCACCAACATCCCCTCCGAAGACTCGTCCTTCTGGACCCGCAATAACCTCGACCGCAAGTTCGTCGTCGGCATGATCGTCGATGAGACCGGCAAGCCTTCCAACCTCAAGATCGTCGCCTCCCCGGACGCCGAAGAGAACCGCAACGTCCTCGACGCCGTCAGCCAGTACCGCTTCACCCCCGGCACCGTCAACGACAGGCCGACCGCCGTCCCCGTCAGCCTCGAGATCGTCCTCAAGAGCCAGTCCGGCAACTAA
- a CDS encoding PadR family transcriptional regulator, which translates to MRSTRGVVESELDPTVGQYSDPPLLVLASLASGPKHGHAMIEDIAALCGTRLGPGTLYGAIARLEKQGWIEPLAQEERRQPYRITAHGVRVLRARLDTLARFTKAGLERLDEI; encoded by the coding sequence ATGCGAAGTACGCGTGGCGTAGTTGAATCCGAGCTGGATCCAACGGTCGGCCAATATTCCGATCCTCCGCTGCTGGTGCTTGCGAGTCTCGCAAGTGGGCCCAAGCACGGGCACGCGATGATCGAAGACATAGCGGCGCTGTGCGGGACTCGTCTTGGTCCTGGGACGCTGTATGGGGCGATTGCCCGGCTGGAGAAGCAGGGGTGGATCGAGCCGCTGGCCCAGGAAGAGAGGAGGCAGCCCTATCGCATTACGGCGCATGGAGTGCGCGTGCTGCGAGCGAGGTTAGATACGCTGGCGCGCTTTACCAAGGCCGGGCTGGAAAGGCTGGACGAGATATGA
- a CDS encoding HesB/IscA family protein, producing MATATVTPTPEVVNAPPTSTTPVNLTSAAIAKVREIMSTQDPIPAGLRIGVVGGGCSGFQYSMSFENASGMMDKVMKFDDLKVFVDATSAMYLNGCVVDYVETLEAAGFKFENPTVKSTCGCGSSFSV from the coding sequence ATGGCGACTGCAACCGTTACTCCCACCCCCGAAGTCGTAAATGCGCCCCCGACTTCGACCACGCCGGTAAACCTGACTTCGGCGGCGATCGCGAAGGTTCGCGAGATCATGTCGACCCAGGATCCGATTCCTGCCGGGCTGCGCATCGGTGTTGTTGGCGGCGGATGTTCGGGATTCCAGTACTCGATGTCGTTTGAGAACGCCAGCGGCATGATGGACAAGGTGATGAAGTTCGACGATTTGAAGGTGTTCGTCGACGCGACTTCGGCCATGTACCTGAACGGCTGCGTGGTGGATTACGTCGAGACGCTTGAGGCCGCGGGCTTCAAGTTCGAGAACCCCACGGTGAAGAGCACGTGCGGATGTGGCTCCTCTTTCTCCGTTTAG
- a CDS encoding type II secretion system F family protein gives MAEFVIKLADERGRVQEQTHAASSAEELKARFLQAGYYVYSVKARSVLGGSGKNKKVKLDTFLVFNQQFLTLIKAGLPILGSLDLLARRQKVPHFRAQLEDVTARVKTGESISQAFEAQGGFPLVYTTTLLAGERSGNLEEVLQRFLDFQRVSLTFSKKLKASLVYPALLVVMVIGLFVFLITFVVPRFAELYSQLGTKLPSITVFLLSLGENAQKYGIYVAVVIALAVFLLLRWMKTDAGANLVDKVRIGLPLFGGIWLKYQVGLFARTLSTLLKGGLPLVPSLETAARSINSRQIAGAVYRSVETVREGKGLSVSLQSTKVFPELAIEMIEVGESTGALPQMLNSVAEFFEEDVQTNLTTAMSLIEPAILVVMGVVVVIILIALYLPIFSLSAGGVSGS, from the coding sequence ATGGCAGAGTTTGTAATCAAGCTGGCGGATGAGCGTGGGCGGGTGCAGGAGCAGACGCATGCCGCTTCGTCGGCCGAGGAGCTGAAGGCGCGGTTTCTGCAGGCGGGGTACTACGTGTACTCCGTCAAGGCGCGGAGCGTGCTCGGGGGGAGCGGCAAGAATAAGAAGGTGAAGCTCGATACCTTCCTGGTGTTCAACCAGCAGTTTCTGACGCTCATCAAAGCCGGTTTGCCGATCCTGGGGTCGCTCGACCTGCTGGCGCGGCGGCAGAAGGTTCCGCATTTCCGGGCGCAGCTCGAGGACGTGACGGCGCGGGTGAAGACGGGCGAGTCGATCTCGCAGGCCTTCGAGGCCCAGGGGGGATTTCCGCTGGTGTACACGACGACGCTGCTCGCCGGGGAGCGGTCGGGAAACCTGGAAGAGGTGTTGCAGCGGTTTCTGGACTTTCAACGGGTTTCGCTGACGTTTTCGAAGAAGCTGAAAGCAAGCCTGGTGTATCCGGCGCTGCTGGTTGTGATGGTGATTGGACTGTTCGTGTTCCTGATCACGTTCGTGGTGCCGCGGTTCGCGGAGCTTTACTCGCAGCTTGGGACGAAGCTGCCATCGATTACGGTGTTCCTGCTCTCACTTGGGGAGAATGCGCAGAAGTATGGGATCTATGTGGCCGTCGTGATCGCGTTGGCGGTGTTTCTGCTGCTGCGATGGATGAAGACAGATGCGGGTGCGAACTTGGTGGACAAGGTTCGGATCGGGCTGCCACTGTTTGGCGGGATCTGGCTCAAGTACCAGGTGGGGCTGTTCGCGAGGACGCTTTCGACGCTGCTGAAGGGTGGGCTGCCGCTGGTTCCGTCGCTGGAGACGGCGGCGCGGTCGATCAACAGCCGGCAGATTGCGGGCGCGGTGTACCGGTCGGTGGAGACGGTGCGCGAGGGCAAGGGGCTGTCGGTCAGTTTGCAGTCGACGAAGGTGTTTCCGGAGCTGGCGATCGAGATGATCGAAGTGGGCGAGTCGACCGGGGCGCTGCCGCAGATGTTGAACTCGGTGGCCGAGTTCTTCGAGGAAGATGTGCAGACGAACCTGACGACCGCGATGAGTTTGATCGAGCCGGCGATCCTTGTGGTGATGGGCGTGGTGGTGGTGATCATTTTGATCGCGCTGTATCTGCCGATCTTCTCGCTGAGCGCTGGGGGCGTGAGCGGGTCTTAA
- a CDS encoding type II toxin-antitoxin system Phd/YefM family antitoxin, giving the protein MKTMAASKFKATCLAVMDEVQAKRETVVITKNGKPVAQLVPVSVEEQDPIFGFYKGKLKIVGDIVSPIVPLEDWDALK; this is encoded by the coding sequence ATGAAAACCATGGCTGCAAGTAAGTTCAAGGCAACGTGCCTAGCGGTGATGGACGAGGTGCAGGCCAAGCGGGAGACGGTTGTGATCACCAAGAATGGGAAGCCCGTGGCACAATTGGTTCCTGTTTCGGTGGAGGAACAGGATCCGATCTTCGGCTTCTATAAAGGCAAGCTGAAGATCGTCGGCGATATCGTTTCTCCGATCGTCCCGCTGGAAGACTGGGATGCGCTCAAGTGA
- a CDS encoding type II toxin-antitoxin system VapC family toxin codes for MDTHVVLWLAETPEMLSPLVYEVITRERKRDGLAVSGITLWELAMLLSRGRVQSRTPLSDFLRVVENSFSVLQLTSAVAETSMAFTDAYPKDPMDRMIGATALVHGLQLITRDERIRRSGEVPCVWD; via the coding sequence GTGGACACACATGTGGTCCTCTGGCTGGCGGAGACCCCAGAGATGCTGTCGCCTCTGGTTTACGAGGTCATCACACGGGAGAGAAAGAGGGACGGATTAGCCGTATCCGGGATTACTCTGTGGGAGCTTGCGATGCTGCTTTCGCGAGGACGAGTGCAAAGCAGAACACCTCTCTCGGATTTCCTGCGAGTGGTGGAAAACAGTTTTTCGGTTCTGCAACTCACGTCCGCGGTGGCGGAAACATCCATGGCATTTACGGACGCTTACCCGAAGGATCCGATGGACCGTATGATTGGGGCGACTGCGTTGGTTCATGGCTTGCAGTTGATTACTCGGGATGAACGGATACGACGATCAGGCGAAGTGCCCTGCGTCTGGGACTAA
- a CDS encoding GspE/PulE family protein, with protein sequence MATPVAIPIVDTGDETERARGLARRYHAEFVDLKNFKIQHELFKSVPVDMMFRYNFVPLEQAEGRLAIAVSDPSKLMVLDEISGLLGQRLVTRVATLSQITDLLKKTEQSQRVLDEASEGLAFDVLSNEDNPDENISIERLTADEDISPIIRLVDTTIFTALERRASDIHLETFDDSLQVKYRIDGVLQQAMAPIAREHHQTILSRIKVMSELDIAERRVPQDGRFRVRYKGRLIDFRVSIMPTVHGENAVLRVLDKESMSEKFTKLSLDVVGFAAKDLERFRRYIKEPYGMVLVTGPTGSGKTTTLYAALNEIKSEEDKIITIEDPVEYQIRGITQIPVNEKKGLTFARGLRSILRHDPDKILVGEIRDAETAQIAINSALTGHLVFTTVHANNVVDVLGRFLNMGVEPYNFVSALNCILAQRLVRQVCDFCAHYVTYSDAELLQSGLDLKDWSGFKFREGPGCMECGGTGYRGRSAIHELLELDDDIREMLLAKKPGSEIRKKAREKGMAFLRDSALERVRDGITTLREINKVTFIETGR encoded by the coding sequence ATGGCGACACCAGTGGCAATCCCGATAGTTGATACGGGCGACGAGACCGAGCGGGCGCGTGGGTTGGCGCGGCGGTATCACGCGGAGTTTGTCGACCTGAAGAACTTCAAGATCCAGCATGAGCTCTTCAAGAGCGTGCCGGTGGACATGATGTTCCGGTACAACTTCGTGCCGCTCGAGCAGGCGGAGGGGCGGCTGGCGATCGCGGTTTCAGATCCCTCGAAGCTGATGGTGCTGGACGAGATTTCGGGGCTGCTCGGGCAGAGGCTGGTGACGCGGGTGGCGACGCTCTCGCAGATTACCGACCTGCTGAAGAAGACGGAGCAGTCGCAGCGCGTGCTGGATGAGGCAAGCGAGGGGCTGGCGTTCGACGTCCTCTCGAATGAGGACAATCCGGACGAGAACATCTCGATCGAGCGGCTGACGGCGGATGAGGATATCTCGCCGATCATCCGGCTTGTCGATACGACGATCTTTACGGCACTCGAACGGCGTGCATCGGATATTCACCTGGAGACGTTCGACGACTCGCTGCAGGTGAAGTACCGTATCGACGGCGTGCTGCAGCAGGCCATGGCGCCGATCGCGCGGGAGCATCACCAGACGATTCTTTCGCGTATCAAGGTCATGAGCGAACTCGATATTGCCGAGCGGCGCGTGCCGCAGGACGGGCGTTTCCGGGTTCGGTATAAGGGGCGGCTGATCGATTTCCGTGTTTCGATCATGCCGACTGTTCACGGCGAAAATGCTGTGCTGCGCGTGCTCGATAAAGAGTCGATGTCGGAGAAGTTCACGAAGCTGTCGCTGGATGTGGTCGGGTTTGCGGCGAAGGATCTGGAGCGCTTTCGACGGTACATCAAAGAACCGTACGGGATGGTTCTGGTGACGGGGCCGACGGGTTCGGGTAAGACGACGACGCTTTACGCCGCTCTGAACGAGATCAAGAGCGAAGAAGACAAGATCATCACGATCGAAGATCCGGTCGAGTACCAGATCCGGGGAATCACGCAGATCCCGGTGAACGAGAAGAAGGGGCTGACCTTCGCGCGCGGGCTGCGTTCGATCCTGCGCCACGATCCGGATAAGATCCTGGTCGGCGAAATCCGCGACGCGGAGACGGCGCAGATCGCGATCAACTCGGCGCTGACGGGTCACCTTGTGTTTACGACCGTCCACGCGAATAACGTCGTCGACGTGCTTGGACGCTTTTTGAACATGGGCGTCGAGCCGTATAACTTCGTTTCGGCGCTGAACTGCATCCTCGCGCAGCGGCTGGTGCGACAGGTATGCGACTTTTGCGCGCACTATGTGACTTATAGCGATGCGGAGTTACTGCAGAGCGGTCTGGATCTGAAGGACTGGAGCGGATTCAAGTTCCGCGAGGGGCCGGGCTGCATGGAGTGCGGCGGAACGGGGTACCGGGGGCGAAGCGCGATTCACGAGCTTCTGGAACTGGACGATGATATTCGCGAGATGCTCCTGGCGAAGAAACCGGGGAGCGAGATTCGCAAGAAGGCTCGGGAAAAGGGCATGGCGTTTCTGCGAGATTCGGCGCTGGAGCGGGTGCGGGACGGCATTACGACGCTACGGGAGATCAACAAGGTCACGTTTATCGAAACGGGGCGCTAG
- a CDS encoding PilN domain-containing protein: MRVSVNLASRPFIELRPLFARLRLAMIVLAALAIGLGFGLHALTKKANAAQSRMDALRDRTLAYQQARQRNEARMRQPQNRAVLERSQFLNQVFALKSFSWTSVMMDLERVLPAGVQVTSIEPVITKEGDVNIRLKVSGDRDRAVQLVRNLEQSQRFLGPRLNGESAQSAEGGRAAGSANQPPNPLAIPGVEFDILSGYNPLPLTPQNAKATAPVAAKTAAPAPVKTKTKTGVTP; this comes from the coding sequence ATGCGCGTCTCCGTCAATCTCGCCAGCCGTCCCTTCATTGAGCTACGCCCGCTTTTTGCGCGGCTTCGTCTCGCGATGATCGTGCTTGCCGCGCTCGCCATCGGACTTGGTTTCGGGCTCCATGCGCTGACGAAGAAGGCGAACGCAGCGCAGAGCCGGATGGATGCTCTCCGGGACCGGACGCTTGCCTATCAACAGGCTCGCCAGAGGAACGAGGCCCGGATGCGTCAGCCGCAGAACCGGGCTGTACTCGAACGGTCGCAGTTTTTGAACCAGGTGTTTGCGCTGAAGAGCTTTAGCTGGACGTCGGTGATGATGGACCTCGAACGCGTGCTTCCGGCCGGGGTTCAGGTGACGAGCATCGAGCCTGTGATCACCAAAGAAGGCGATGTGAACATACGGCTGAAGGTCAGCGGCGATCGCGACCGGGCGGTGCAGTTAGTGAGGAATCTTGAGCAGTCGCAGCGCTTTCTTGGGCCGCGTCTGAACGGCGAGTCGGCACAGAGCGCGGAAGGTGGGCGGGCGGCTGGGTCGGCGAATCAGCCTCCGAATCCGCTTGCGATTCCGGGAGTTGAGTTCGACATTCTGAGCGGGTATAACCCGCTGCCACTGACACCTCAGAATGCAAAAGCCACCGCTCCTGTTGCTGCGAAGACGGCTGCGCCTGCTCCAGTCAAAACGAAGACGAAGACGGGGGTGACGCCATGA
- a CDS encoding type II secretion system protein, with product MMFPDLTSRQTNPASREGEDGFALVMLIVAIFVILLFLGIAAPKVARDLRRERELEAVHRGNQYVRAVQLYYKKFNSYPTSIDQLEKTNNIRFLRQKYVDPMTGKADWRIIHVGENKTTVKGLFGQPLTGLAGGAGIGGAGIGGTATVSDGTGSSTSGPGSSTSGSTSTFGSGNSGASSTFGSGSSIGGATSGSTSVGGTGSSAFGGPSTVSDGSSTGSTSSGSSSGIGSQSATGFKGSGGPIMGFGSSQAGASIISLNEQDDYSKWEFLYDPRIEQLKARSSLFGGGGIGSSNAIGGSGTGTSSFGSSPAGTFGASPGTTGSGTGAGSTTMNPTSPTGTTTPQ from the coding sequence ATGATGTTTCCTGATCTCACAAGCCGTCAAACGAATCCCGCTTCGCGCGAGGGTGAGGATGGGTTTGCGCTCGTGATGTTGATCGTGGCGATCTTTGTCATCCTGCTCTTCCTCGGCATTGCCGCACCCAAGGTGGCGCGCGATCTGCGCCGGGAGCGCGAGCTGGAGGCAGTGCATCGGGGCAACCAGTATGTGCGGGCGGTGCAGCTTTACTACAAGAAGTTCAACAGCTATCCGACCTCGATAGATCAGCTCGAAAAAACAAACAATATACGGTTTCTGCGGCAGAAGTATGTCGATCCTATGACGGGCAAGGCTGACTGGCGCATCATCCACGTCGGGGAGAACAAGACGACGGTGAAGGGACTGTTCGGTCAGCCGCTCACAGGATTGGCAGGTGGCGCGGGAATCGGCGGAGCGGGTATCGGGGGAACGGCGACGGTCAGCGACGGTACGGGTAGCTCCACGAGCGGTCCAGGTTCGAGTACATCCGGCTCCACCAGCACCTTCGGCTCAGGTAATTCGGGAGCGTCGAGCACGTTCGGCTCGGGGTCTTCGATCGGCGGGGCGACCTCCGGAAGCACGAGCGTCGGGGGCACGGGGAGTTCAGCGTTTGGCGGACCGAGCACCGTTTCCGACGGCAGCAGCACGGGAAGCACATCCAGCGGGTCGTCGAGCGGGATCGGCAGCCAGAGCGCGACCGGCTTCAAGGGCTCGGGGGGCCCGATCATGGGGTTCGGCAGCTCGCAGGCCGGCGCATCGATCATCTCGCTCAACGAGCAGGATGACTACAGCAAGTGGGAGTTTCTCTATGATCCGCGGATCGAGCAGCTCAAGGCCCGGTCAAGCCTCTTCGGCGGAGGAGGTATCGGCTCGTCGAACGCGATTGGCGGTTCGGGGACGGGCACCAGCAGCTTTGGGTCCTCGCCGGCGGGTACGTTCGGCGCTTCGCCTGGCACCACTGGGTCGGGCACGGGGGCAGGCAGCACCACGATGAACCCGACATCGCCGACCGGAACGACGACACCGCAGTAG
- a CDS encoding DUF3467 domain-containing protein, producing MSQTKQDEQPSLTVLNTDKYREGYANSVQVRMSVWDFQLVFGTMHQTSAEEVKIENFQAVYLSPQQAKALLNVLAHNVQQYEQTFGHLELEPQRPQVGGPVN from the coding sequence ATGAGCCAGACCAAGCAGGACGAGCAGCCGTCGTTGACGGTGTTGAATACGGACAAGTACCGCGAAGGCTATGCGAACAGCGTCCAGGTGCGCATGAGCGTGTGGGACTTCCAGCTCGTCTTCGGGACCATGCACCAGACCTCGGCCGAGGAGGTCAAGATCGAAAATTTCCAGGCAGTTTACCTGAGTCCGCAGCAGGCCAAGGCGCTGCTGAACGTGCTTGCGCACAATGTGCAGCAGTACGAGCAGACCTTCGGGCATCTTGAGCTCGAGCCGCAGCGGCCGCAGGTCGGCGGCCCTGTCAACTAA
- a CDS encoding ArnT family glycosyltransferase — MLFPLVFVAVLLSHWTLLRLPYFWDEAGYYIPAARDFFKSGTLIPQTTMTNAHPPMPSILLAGWWEIFGFRILATRIFVAVVAAVALVGVFRMVRGLTGVGAAFATMILTAIYPIWFAQSTLAHADIFAAAFTLWALSFYFLRKQDPETGEPRDEAARDRIAAAVLFSFAALSKETAIVTPAALGMLELWLALRSWRHGGKTQTGRWFRLHLAWAASLFAPVVPLLGWYAYHRYKTGFMFGNPEYLRYNATANLGVFRILLSLWHRTLHMTTHMNLFVATGCALAALLMPGIAGRGRLSRGVMAALGVVLVANLLEFSVLGGALLTRYLLPMYPLVILLCVVEWRMHLKAWAGLGALTAAGFLAGIWINPPYAFAPEDNLTYRDMIVLHQESVGLIATRFPEATVLTAWPGSQEFERPELGYLDRPVKTVMLKNFSFEEMQRAAEDPGAYDTAMIFSTKWEPSPGKTNLGRRNESNDRKYFDFHHDLRPAEAARMLHGDVIWQGARKGEWAAVLRFPRSVNASLR; from the coding sequence GTGCTGTTTCCGTTAGTCTTTGTTGCCGTCCTGCTATCGCACTGGACGCTTCTTCGCCTTCCCTACTTCTGGGATGAGGCCGGTTATTACATTCCGGCGGCGCGGGACTTCTTCAAGAGCGGCACGCTGATTCCGCAGACGACCATGACGAACGCGCATCCTCCGATGCCGTCTATCCTGCTTGCGGGCTGGTGGGAGATCTTCGGTTTCAGGATTCTCGCTACCAGGATCTTCGTCGCCGTCGTGGCGGCTGTTGCGCTGGTTGGGGTCTTCCGCATGGTGCGCGGACTTACCGGCGTGGGCGCAGCCTTCGCGACGATGATCCTGACGGCGATCTATCCGATCTGGTTCGCGCAGAGCACGCTTGCGCATGCCGACATCTTCGCAGCCGCGTTCACGCTGTGGGCGCTCTCGTTCTATTTCCTTCGCAAGCAAGATCCGGAGACAGGAGAGCCACGGGACGAGGCTGCGCGCGATCGTATTGCAGCCGCTGTGCTGTTTTCTTTCGCGGCTCTTTCGAAGGAGACGGCGATTGTGACGCCGGCTGCGCTTGGGATGCTGGAGCTCTGGCTTGCGCTGCGGAGCTGGCGGCATGGTGGCAAGACGCAGACGGGGCGGTGGTTCCGGCTGCATCTTGCCTGGGCGGCTTCGCTGTTTGCGCCTGTCGTCCCGCTGCTTGGCTGGTACGCGTATCACCGTTACAAGACCGGGTTTATGTTCGGGAATCCGGAGTACCTCCGCTATAACGCGACGGCGAACCTGGGAGTCTTCCGCATCCTGCTATCGCTTTGGCACCGGACGCTGCATATGACGACACACATGAATCTGTTCGTCGCGACGGGATGCGCGTTGGCGGCGCTCTTGATGCCGGGGATAGCCGGGCGGGGGCGACTCTCGCGTGGTGTGATGGCAGCGCTTGGGGTTGTGCTCGTCGCAAATCTGCTGGAGTTCTCGGTGTTGGGCGGGGCGTTGCTGACGCGGTATTTGCTGCCGATGTACCCGCTGGTGATTCTGCTGTGCGTCGTCGAATGGCGGATGCACTTGAAAGCGTGGGCGGGACTCGGCGCGCTGACCGCCGCCGGCTTTCTCGCGGGGATCTGGATCAATCCGCCATACGCGTTCGCACCGGAGGACAACCTCACCTACCGGGACATGATCGTGCTGCACCAGGAGTCGGTCGGGCTCATCGCGACGCGCTTCCCGGAGGCGACGGTACTGACGGCGTGGCCTGGCAGCCAGGAGTTCGAGCGGCCGGAGCTTGGGTATTTGGATCGACCGGTGAAGACGGTCATGTTGAAGAATTTTTCCTTTGAGGAGATGCAGCGAGCGGCTGAGGATCCGGGTGCGTACGACACGGCGATGATCTTCTCGACGAAGTGGGAGCCCTCGCCAGGAAAGACAAACCTTGGCCGCCGCAACGAGTCGAACGATAGGAAGTATTTCGACTTCCACCATGATCTGCGGCCGGCAGAGGCGGCGCGGATGCTGCATGGCGACGTCATCTGGCAGGGCGCGCGCAAGGGGGAATGGGCCGCCGTGCTGCGGTTTCCACGCTCGGTGAACGCCAGCCTGCGCTAG
- a CDS encoding tetratricopeptide repeat protein, with product MTGRGWAMGLLLTLFAVSIATAQSASDASSDAHETSGRLVLVLPFENRSGQPTLQWIGDSFPDTINQRLNSAGFLTITRDDRQYALDHLGFPADFRPTHATTIRIAQTLDANFVVVGSFNVQNGKILVQAQVLEVDKLKLSQALNDSSDLARLFDVENAIAWKVARQIDPKFSVAEQTFLSASGGVKLTAFEGYIRGISATNPQERIKRLQGAVTEEPKYAAALLALGKAQYTDRQYAAAAATLIKVPRTDRSALEAGFYLGLAHFNAAKYADAEAAFAFVASRLPLPEVVNNQGVAASRQGRDAGALFQRATAADPGDADYHFNLAVSLMRRGDAAGSLHELEQTLKLHASDTEAADLRSRITAARLTGPGLKGAVETGGFEPLERIRRSYSEASFRQAAFQLDQMRGLRLAALPPTEQGAAYSQQGRDYLAQGLVPEAELEFQKAIAADPKSAMAHAGLAQVREQSGSVDDARKEANASIMLKPNVVSFLVLARLDLQANQMTASAVDVGNALRIEPGNSAAMGMRTALAARGQAIP from the coding sequence TTGACAGGTCGTGGCTGGGCGATGGGTCTTCTGCTTACGCTCTTTGCAGTTTCCATAGCGACAGCGCAGAGCGCGTCCGATGCGAGCAGCGATGCCCATGAGACTTCCGGACGGCTTGTGCTTGTGCTTCCGTTTGAGAACCGCTCCGGGCAGCCGACACTTCAGTGGATCGGCGACTCCTTTCCGGACACGATCAATCAGCGGCTTAACTCCGCGGGCTTTCTGACCATTACGCGCGACGACCGCCAGTATGCGCTCGATCATCTCGGCTTCCCGGCCGACTTCCGTCCTACCCACGCCACAACCATCCGCATCGCCCAGACGCTCGACGCGAACTTCGTCGTTGTCGGCAGCTTCAATGTGCAGAACGGCAAGATCCTGGTGCAGGCGCAGGTGCTCGAGGTGGACAAGCTGAAGCTATCGCAGGCGCTTAATGATTCGAGCGACCTGGCGCGACTGTTTGACGTGGAGAATGCGATCGCGTGGAAGGTAGCGCGGCAGATCGATCCGAAGTTCTCGGTCGCGGAGCAGACATTTCTCTCGGCCTCCGGCGGCGTGAAGTTGACGGCCTTCGAGGGGTATATCCGGGGAATCTCGGCGACGAATCCGCAGGAACGGATCAAACGTCTGCAGGGTGCCGTCACCGAGGAGCCGAAGTACGCCGCGGCGCTGCTTGCGCTTGGTAAGGCGCAGTACACCGATCGCCAATACGCGGCAGCGGCGGCGACGCTGATCAAGGTACCGAGGACAGACCGGTCAGCGCTTGAGGCGGGCTTCTATCTTGGGCTTGCGCACTTCAATGCGGCGAAGTATGCCGATGCTGAGGCGGCGTTTGCGTTTGTGGCCAGCCGGTTGCCACTTCCAGAGGTCGTCAACAACCAGGGCGTGGCAGCGAGTCGCCAGGGGCGGGACGCAGGGGCATTGTTTCAGCGGGCCACCGCCGCCGACCCGGGTGACGCGGACTACCACTTCAACCTTGCCGTCTCGCTCATGCGGCGTGGCGATGCGGCGGGCAGCCTTCATGAACTCGAGCAGACTCTGAAGCTGCACGCGTCCGATACCGAGGCGGCCGACCTGCGATCGCGAATCACTGCCGCGCGGCTCACCGGCCCGGGACTCAAAGGTGCTGTCGAGACGGGTGGCTTCGAACCGCTCGAGAGGATTCGACGCAGCTACTCCGAGGCGTCGTTCCGTCAAGCTGCGTTTCAGCTCGACCAGATGCGTGGCCTCCGCCTGGCTGCGCTTCCCCCGACAGAGCAGGGGGCGGCTTATAGCCAGCAGGGGCGGGACTATCTTGCGCAGGGATTGGTGCCGGAGGCGGAGCTGGAATTTCAAAAGGCGATCGCCGCCGATCCGAAGAGCGCGATGGCACATGCGGGGCTGGCGCAGGTCCGGGAGCAGAGTGGAAGCGTCGACGACGCACGGAAGGAAGCGAATGCTTCCATCATGCTGAAGCCGAATGTCGTTTCGTTTCTTGTGCTTGCGAGGCTCGATCTGCAGGCGAACCAGATGACGGCCTCCGCCGTGGACGTGGGCAATGCGCTGCGGATTGAGCCGGGGAACTCGGCTGCGATGGGGATGAGGACGGCTCTGGCGGCACGTGGACAGGCGATTCCATGA